A part of Helicobacter fennelliae genomic DNA contains:
- a CDS encoding glycosyltransferase family 4 protein, whose translation MKSIALTVGDLSITGGAERVVVNLAHAFLELGYNVEIISFFQKNKDFPYQINQKIKITIIHHGSEYELKDRYHGFWRKLYFKNFYKIALSYQIKKHYKHIDTFIVSDWTYTPFFKNKNTYYIKIIHCNFVRYNSRNKYFDTLVVLSSSELNLWKQYHKNVKVIPNFLPSIPSARADSNNKVVLAVGRMDRGDQKGFLRLIDIWNLLAQDTSFTPIFKKWRLYIVGDGELKQEIESKIAVLELSDSIILKPFTKQIEKEYLSASIYALSSHFEGLPMVLLESSAYSLPSVAFDVKSGPSDIIEDLESGFLVTDNDLQGFAERLKLLMSDEALRARFGIKAKQIVQERFGKEIVMKEWKKALQQT comes from the coding sequence ATGAAAAGTATCGCCCTTACAGTAGGAGATTTGAGTATCACAGGAGGTGCGGAGAGAGTGGTTGTCAATCTCGCACATGCGTTTTTGGAGCTAGGCTACAATGTCGAAATTATAAGCTTTTTTCAGAAAAATAAAGATTTCCCATATCAAATCAATCAAAAAATAAAAATCACAATTATACATCATGGTTCAGAATATGAATTAAAAGATCGCTATCATGGATTTTGGCGGAAACTCTATTTTAAAAATTTTTACAAAATAGCTTTAAGCTATCAGATAAAAAAACATTATAAACATATTGATACATTTATCGTAAGTGATTGGACTTATACGCCGTTTTTTAAAAACAAAAACACATATTATATAAAAATCATTCATTGCAACTTTGTGCGATATAATTCCCGCAATAAATATTTTGATACACTTGTTGTGTTAAGCTCTAGCGAACTTAATCTATGGAAGCAATACCACAAAAATGTCAAGGTGATCCCAAACTTTCTACCAAGCATTCCTAGTGCGCGCGCGGATTCTAATAATAAAGTCGTGCTAGCTGTTGGTAGAATGGATAGGGGTGATCAAAAAGGCTTTTTGCGCCTTATAGATATTTGGAATCTTTTAGCACAAGATACGAGCTTTACGCCTATTTTTAAAAAATGGCGGTTGTATATCGTGGGCGATGGGGAATTAAAGCAAGAGATAGAATCTAAGATTGCCGTGCTTGAACTATCAGATTCTATAATTTTAAAGCCCTTTACCAAGCAGATTGAAAAGGAATATCTAAGTGCTAGCATTTATGCGCTCAGCAGTCATTTTGAGGGGCTACCAATGGTGCTTTTAGAATCTAGTGCTTATAGCTTGCCAAGCGTGGCATTTGATGTGAAATCAGGTCCAAGTGATATTATCGAGGATTTAGAATCTGGCTTTTTAGTAACAGATAATGACTTGCAAGGCTTTGCGGAAAGGCTCAAGCTTTTAATGAGCGATGAAGCTCTGCGCGCGCGCTTTGGGATAAAAGCCAAGCAAATCGTGCAGGAGAGATTTGGCAAAGAAATAGTGATGAAAGAGTGGAAAAAAGCACTACAACAAACATAA
- a CDS encoding (Fe-S)-binding protein, protein MNPLNLSSLSDSCVKCGKCVPQCTIYRVTREEVTSPRGYLDLVGAYARGDLELELNVKNFLESCFLCTTCVEACPTHLPVDRAIEKIRVEIAKQYGIAWYKRIYFYLLRHRKLMDFVFSFVDFIAPCVFQKTASNDNKIRFFTNRVVFPFQKKSFLQKHSGKRSEIHNQKTPYTPNLAHKKVAIFIGCLANYNYINVGESLLEILAYLGIDVLIPKQECCGAPAYFTGDIRTTTTLIKKNIQYFEGFIDEVDAILIPEATCAAMLMSDWAHALSEEAESSLRNSWIERLNKLTPKMNMASVWLYHNTNLAQILKTKGTNPATLTYHDPCHAKKVLKIHKEPRALLTQNYHITEMSEPDRCCGFGGVSMQADRYNLTLKAGAPKAQMIKESGAQIVSAECSACRMQITNSLHQANAKASFIHPLELIAKSLKEKLR, encoded by the coding sequence ATGAACCCTCTTAACCTTAGCTCATTATCAGATTCTTGCGTCAAATGTGGCAAATGCGTCCCACAATGCACGATTTATCGTGTAACACGAGAAGAAGTAACCTCACCGCGTGGATATTTGGATCTTGTCGGCGCATATGCAAGGGGCGATTTAGAGCTTGAACTTAATGTCAAAAATTTCTTAGAATCTTGCTTTTTATGCACAACTTGTGTCGAGGCTTGTCCTACGCATTTGCCTGTCGATCGGGCGATTGAGAAAATCCGCGTAGAAATTGCCAAACAATATGGAATCGCTTGGTATAAGAGAATCTATTTTTATTTATTGCGACATCGCAAGCTTATGGATTTTGTGTTTTCGTTTGTGGATTTTATCGCGCCTTGTGTGTTTCAAAAAACCGCATCAAATGACAATAAAATCCGCTTTTTTACAAATCGAGTCGTGTTTCCATTTCAAAAGAAAAGCTTTTTGCAAAAACATAGTGGCAAAAGAAGCGAAATACACAATCAAAAAACCCCATATACGCCAAATTTAGCGCATAAAAAAGTCGCGATTTTTATTGGTTGCTTGGCAAATTATAATTATATCAATGTGGGCGAGAGTCTTTTGGAGATTCTTGCGTATCTTGGAATTGATGTGCTGATACCAAAGCAAGAATGCTGCGGTGCGCCAGCGTATTTTACCGGAGATATACGCACCACCACAACTCTTATCAAAAAAAACATTCAATATTTTGAGGGTTTTATTGATGAAGTTGATGCGATCCTTATCCCTGAAGCCACTTGCGCGGCTATGCTGATGAGTGATTGGGCTCATGCGCTAAGTGAGGAAGCAGAATCTAGCTTGAGAAACTCATGGATAGAGCGACTCAATAAGCTTACACCAAAAATGAATATGGCAAGTGTTTGGCTATATCACAATACAAATCTCGCACAAATCCTCAAAACAAAAGGCACAAATCCCGCGACACTCACTTATCATGACCCATGTCATGCCAAAAAAGTGCTCAAAATCCACAAAGAACCACGCGCCCTCCTTACGCAAAATTACCATATCACTGAAATGAGCGAACCTGATAGATGTTGTGGGTTTGGCGGGGTGAGTATGCAAGCTGATAGATATAATCTCACACTAAAAGCTGGGGCACCAAAAGCGCAGATGATAAAAGAGAGTGGCGCACAAATCGTAAGCGCAGAATGCAGTGCGTGCAGAATGCAAATCACAAATTCACTGCATCAAGCCAACGCAAAAGCAAGCTTTATCCACCCACTCGAGCTTATCGCAAAAAGTCTTAAGGAGAAATTGCGATGA